Part of the Aquimarina sp. MAR_2010_214 genome is shown below.
TAGGGATTAGAGTAACAGGTTGCTCTCTGATTACGGCAAAATGCTAATAATGTAATCCCTAGTTCTTTAGAGTAATCAACTGCTAAAGACGATGGTGCAGAAACTGCCGCTAAAAACGGAATTTTTGCTTTAAAACATTTAATAACGATTTCATAAGAAACACGTCCACTCACAGTAATTATTTTTGCTTGATCTAGTTTGTTTAATAAAATTAGTTTACCAATAACTTTATCTACCGCATTATGACGGCCAATATCTTCCATAGAACATAGTAGTTCTCCGGTATTAGTAAATGCAGCAGCAGCATGTGCACCACCTGATTGGTTAAAATTATCCTGCAAAGCACTCATTTTTGTAAATAATTGATGAATAATATTGACATCAATTATTTCGGTATCATCAATAGTTTTTCCTAGAAATGATAGATCTCCAAGTTCTGTTCGGCCACAAATACCACAAGAAGAGACAGATAATAAACTTCTGCTATTAGAATATCCATCACCTAGTTCTTCTTCAGGAATAGTAAGATTCACTATGGTTACAATACCATCGTCATTCTCTTTTTTTAAAACAATATCGGGCTGGAAATTTACATTTTTAATGATATCTTCAGAGTGAAGCATTCCTCGAATTAGGCTAATATCTTCTCCCGGAGTCCTCATAGACACCGTAAAGGGTTTATTGTTGATATTTATTTGCAATGCTTCTTCAATAGTAAGTGAATCTAATGTTTTATTCACTGAATCTACTTCATATTTCTTGCCTTCATAATTTCTAATTGCCATAAGAACTATTAATTAATAAAGAGCTATTTACACAAAGTTAATAGAAATAATTGTATTACATTAAACATTAACTATAACGTAAAAAGCGTATTTATTGATATCAGCTTCTAAAATAATCCTGTAATATTACCATCATTATCAATATTGATGTTTTCTGATGCTGGATGGGCAGGAAGACCGGGCATTCTCATCATGTTTCCTGTAATTGGAACTAAAAACCCTGCACCTGCAGCTATTTCTATTTCTCTAATAGTTATTGTAAAATCTTTTGGGCGACCTATTAATTTGGGATTATCAGATAATGATTTTTGAGTCTTGGCAATACAAACCGGAAGATTTTCTAATCCTAATTCTGCAATTGTTTTTAGGTTTTTCTTTGCTTTTGCAGTATAATCAACTCGATTTGCACCATATATTTTGGTAGCAATAGTTTCGATCTTATCGGTTACATCTGTTTCCCAATTGTATAAGGGAGAAAAGTTTGATTCACCAGATTCTACAATTTCTACCACATGCTTTGCAAGATCTAAAGCACCTTTTCCTCCTTTAGCCCAAACTTCAGCTAAAGCAACTCTTACGTTATTTTTTTTCGCAAACTCTTGAATAGCAGCAATCTCTTCATCACTATCAGATACAAATCTGTTGATAGCAATAACAGGAGTAATCCCAAACTGCTTTACATTTTCTAAATGCTTTTCAAGATTAGGTATTCCGTTTTTTAGCGCTTCTACATTAGGATCTGTCAACGATTTTAAATCTGCTCCTCCGTGATATTTTAATGCTCGTATTGTAGTAGTGATTACAATTGCTTTTGGTGAAATCCCTGCGCTTTGGCATTTTATATCCAAAAATTTCTCTGCACCCAAATCCGCACCAAAACCTGCTTCTGTTACGGTATAATCAGAAAGCGACATTCCCATACGTGTTGCAATTACAGAGTTGGTACCTTGGGCGATATTTGCAAAAGGTCCGCCATGAATAATTGCCGGGTTACCTTCGATTGTTTGTACCAGGTTTGGCTTAACCGCATCTTTAAGAAGGGCAGCCATAGCGCCTTCAACTTTTAAGTCTTTGGCATAGATTGGTTTTTTATCAAAGGTATATCCAATAAAAATATTACCTAATCGTTTTTTTAGATTTTCTAAATCATCCGCCAGACACAAGATTGCCATTATTTCTGATGCTGCCGTAATATCAAAGCCTGTTTCTCTTGGTACTCCAGAAGTTGTTCCTCCTAGTCCCACAACAATATTTCTAAGTGCTCTGTCATTCATGTCCATTACCCTTTTCCAGGTAACTGTTCTGGCATCTATACTCAATGAATTTGTTTTGCTTTGTATATTATTGTCAATAACAGCAGAGAGTAAATTATGTGCTTTTTCAATCGCTGAAAAATCACCAGTAAAGTGTAGGTTAATATCCTCCATAGGAAGTACTTGTGAGTAACCACCTCCTGTTGCTCCACCTTTAATGCCGAAAACCGGACCTAAAGAAGGTTCTCTTAAAACTACTGTAGTTTGTTTTCCTAATTGGTTTAAACCTTCAGAAAGACCAATAGACATTGTAGTTTTTCCTTCACCTGCAGGCGTTGGAGAAATAGCAGTAACAAGAATTAAGTTACTTTTGTTTACCTTATTTTTATCAATAACCGAATGTGGCAATTTGGCTTTATACTTACCATACATTTCGATATTGTCAGAATTTAATCCTAGTTTTTCGGCAATAGTACTTATGTGCTTGAGCTCTATCTGTTTTGCTATTTCTAAATCATTCATGTGAAAATTATTTTTTAGGAGTATAATATTAACCAAATTATTTTGATTCTAATATTATACTTGTGAAAAACATTTTCAAATATTAATAATTTGTCTTCATTATAATTAAGGAGGTGATTAGAATCTAATCCGAGATTATTTTTTAAATATAGGTTGCTTATGAAATGAGATTATTTTTATAATGAATATCCTTCTTTATTTTACATTCATCCTTTTGATCTAGAAGAAGCCTGCAATCGTAAAAACATGAAAATATCCCAAACTATAATTATATATGGATACAGTATAACATAAAACCAAAGTCTATTTTTTTTGATTTTTTATATGCATAAAATAAAAACATAGGAAATATTTTTTTCTTATGCTTCACTACTATTAAATTTACAATAATGAATGCAGTAAATAATTATAATTATTTTATTTTTAATTAGTTATGGTTATTTGTTTAACCTAATAATTTAAGAGTATTCAATATAAGCTTTAAGAGTGAAATCACTTCAAAATTTTTAGTTTGTAAGTATAAATCAAGTGATTATTTATCTTCTATTCTGAATTAAATCCTGTTTCATTTCAAAATATATATTCTATTGTGATTTTATTTTTTTTAATTCTATTGGGAATAAGAAAATTTTGTTAAAGCTTGTTTAACACATCTTCATAATAATAAATATCACAATCTATATCTTAAGCATTTTATTTAGCTACTTTTTGTTTTTTACGTAGTTTGAAGTTTAGAAACTCAACCAATAATGAGAATGCAATTGTAAAATAGAGGTATCCTTTTGGTATAGTACCAACTTCGCTTTCAAAAATCTGAAGATGAGCTAAATGTGCAGCTTCAGCAATAAGCATAAACCCAATAAGGATTAGAAAAGAAAGTCCAAGTATCTGAATTGATGGATGTTTGTTTACAAAACGTCCTACAGGAGTTGCAAATAGCATCATAATTAGAACAGATACTACCACAGCAATAATCATTAATAATAAAGCATCATTGGGATTATCACTTAATCCATTTGTCATCCCTACTGCGGTAAGGATAGAATCAAAAGAAAAGACAACATTAATTAGTGTAATCTGTACAATGGCATTAGAAAGAGAAGAAGAGCTTTTAGCTTGGATTTCTTTTTCTTCTTCACCCTTTTCATCGACTTTTTCATGGATTTCGTGAACACTTTTATATAATAAAAACATCCCGCCGCCAAATAGGATTAAAGCTTGACCGCTAATACCTGCTTCTATCCAGGGAAGGTTGATATGCCAGAAAGGAGCTTCCATAGCGACTAATAATGATATACCAAACAATAAAACAACACGCATGACCATAGCTAATAGCAGTCCAATATTGGTTGCTTTTTTTTGCTGCTGATCAGGTAGTTTACTAGATGCTAGGGAGATAAAAATGATATTATCAATACCAAGAACAATTTCCAAAAATGTAAGTGTTAATAGGGCGACCCAGGCATCTGCAGATGTAAAGATTTCGAACATTATTTTATTTTTTTTGCGGTTCCACGTTGTTTATTGGTTGCATCTACTAACCCATACTCAAAGGTGTAGATATCTTTATCGGTAGTTAAGATTTTCATATGTATGGCTTTTTTTTCAGCCATATTTTTGGGAGATAATTTCTGTACAATATATTCACAATTATTAATCCATCGAATACTGGCTGTGTCGGTCTTACCCCTGAAATAATCAATTTCTATGGTGTCATTGCGAATAAAAGTGGTTTTAACCAACTCACCATCCAGAAAAGTTTCGAATTCAAAAGTTCCTGTGTGAAAATTTGTACAGTTACGTTCTTGTTGGTAACAACCGCTGATACATAAAGTACAGAAAAATACTAAAGCAAATCGCTTCATAATAGTTATAAATAAAAAACGAAAATAATTCTATTTCCAGAAAGTTGATAGAAAGGAAGAGAAAAGTTGTTAAGTTTTTTTCATCTGATATGAATTGAAGGTGCCATCAGTATAAAAAATGACAATTCTGTCTATGTTATTTTCAGTAGAAATTCCTCGAGAAATTTTTTCTAGTGTAGGAGTATTTGGTGTTGCTGTTTTTTCTTCTGGGGATGATTGTGAAAATAAATCTTGTTTAGAAATTGTAGTTGGAGCAGATGTAGGTTGATTAATAGTTGAAGTATTTGGTAAAGGATTTTTTTTCTCCACAGAAACATTCTCAGATTTAGGAAATGTTCCTTTCCCATATAATAACCATTGTAAATCTACATCAGTATATGCATCAACAATCTTCATTACAAAATCAAGACTAGGTTTGTTTCGTCCGCTAAGAATATGAGAAATAGAAGAGCGACCTACACCCATGTAATCTGCAAAAGATGAAGCAGATACAGCATGGTAATCCATTATTTTTT
Proteins encoded:
- the fdhD gene encoding formate dehydrogenase accessory sulfurtransferase FdhD produces the protein MAIRNYEGKKYEVDSVNKTLDSLTIEEALQININNKPFTVSMRTPGEDISLIRGMLHSEDIIKNVNFQPDIVLKKENDDGIVTIVNLTIPEEELGDGYSNSRSLLSVSSCGICGRTELGDLSFLGKTIDDTEIIDVNIIHQLFTKMSALQDNFNQSGGAHAAAAFTNTGELLCSMEDIGRHNAVDKVIGKLILLNKLDQAKIITVSGRVSYEIVIKCFKAKIPFLAAVSAPSSLAVDYSKELGITLLAFCRNQRATCYSNPYRTKTTKQFRDIDTKAG
- a CDS encoding formate--tetrahydrofolate ligase, whose translation is MNDLEIAKQIELKHISTIAEKLGLNSDNIEMYGKYKAKLPHSVIDKNKVNKSNLILVTAISPTPAGEGKTTMSIGLSEGLNQLGKQTTVVLREPSLGPVFGIKGGATGGGYSQVLPMEDINLHFTGDFSAIEKAHNLLSAVIDNNIQSKTNSLSIDARTVTWKRVMDMNDRALRNIVVGLGGTTSGVPRETGFDITAASEIMAILCLADDLENLKKRLGNIFIGYTFDKKPIYAKDLKVEGAMAALLKDAVKPNLVQTIEGNPAIIHGGPFANIAQGTNSVIATRMGMSLSDYTVTEAGFGADLGAEKFLDIKCQSAGISPKAIVITTTIRALKYHGGADLKSLTDPNVEALKNGIPNLEKHLENVKQFGITPVIAINRFVSDSDEEIAAIQEFAKKNNVRVALAEVWAKGGKGALDLAKHVVEIVESGESNFSPLYNWETDVTDKIETIATKIYGANRVDYTAKAKKNLKTIAELGLENLPVCIAKTQKSLSDNPKLIGRPKDFTITIREIEIAAGAGFLVPITGNMMRMPGLPAHPASENINIDNDGNITGLF
- a CDS encoding DNA topoisomerase IV → MKRFALVFFCTLCISGCYQQERNCTNFHTGTFEFETFLDGELVKTTFIRNDTIEIDYFRGKTDTASIRWINNCEYIVQKLSPKNMAEKKAIHMKILTTDKDIYTFEYGLVDATNKQRGTAKKIK
- a CDS encoding helix-turn-helix domain-containing protein, which gives rise to MVNNKDFGKRIQKIMDYHAVSASSFADYMGVGRSSISHILSGRNKPSLDFVMKIVDAYTDVDLQWLLYGKGTFPKSENVSVEKKNPLPNTSTINQPTSAPTTISKQDLFSQSSPEEKTATPNTPTLEKISRGISTENNIDRIVIFYTDGTFNSYQMKKT
- a CDS encoding TerC family protein; this translates as MFEIFTSADAWVALLTLTFLEIVLGIDNIIFISLASSKLPDQQQKKATNIGLLLAMVMRVVLLFGISLLVAMEAPFWHINLPWIEAGISGQALILFGGGMFLLYKSVHEIHEKVDEKGEEEKEIQAKSSSSLSNAIVQITLINVVFSFDSILTAVGMTNGLSDNPNDALLLMIIAVVVSVLIMMLFATPVGRFVNKHPSIQILGLSFLILIGFMLIAEAAHLAHLQIFESEVGTIPKGYLYFTIAFSLLVEFLNFKLRKKQKVAK